A part of Vibrio sp. B1FLJ16 genomic DNA contains:
- the ushA gene encoding bifunctional UDP-sugar hydrolase/5'-nucleotidase UshA, translating to MKQRLMVKTALSAVILATLAGCATQPAREWNEDTTYRLTVLHTNDHHGRFWQNKYAEYGMAARKTLIDELRAEVEAQGGSVLLLSGGDINTGVPESDLLDAEPDFKGMSKIGYDAMALGNHEFDNPLEVLFKQQEWATFPMLSANIYSKETGERMFQPYAMFNKQGIKIAVIGLTTEDTAKLGNPEYIGQVDFRDPKEEAKKLIAELKETEKPDLIFAVTHMGHYEDGNRGANAPGDVALARYLNEGDLDMIVGGHSQEPICMEGPNVIKQNFKPGDECKPDQQNGTYIVQAYEWGKYVGRADYEFFNGELSMVSYDLIPVNLKKKVEVNGKSQRVHVQREIAQDEAMLEFLRPYQEKGQGKLNVKIAESNGKLEGDRNVVRFQQTNLGRLIATAHMDRAKADFAVMNSGGVRDSFEAGDITYKDVLTVQPFGNMVSYVDMTGQEVLDYLNVVATKLVDSGAYAQFAGIAMTVADGKVANVLIGGKALMLDDNYRFTVPSYNAAGGDGYPKVTTHSGYVNTGFTDAEVLKEYLETHSPIDVNEYAPSGEMIYK from the coding sequence ATGAAGCAGCGTCTGATGGTAAAAACTGCGTTGAGCGCGGTTATTCTGGCTACTCTTGCCGGGTGTGCGACTCAACCAGCACGTGAATGGAATGAAGATACCACTTACCGGTTAACGGTACTACACACCAACGATCACCATGGCCGTTTCTGGCAAAACAAATATGCAGAATATGGTATGGCTGCACGTAAAACGCTGATCGATGAGTTGCGTGCAGAAGTGGAAGCGCAAGGGGGAAGTGTACTATTACTTTCTGGTGGTGATATTAACACCGGGGTGCCTGAGTCAGATTTATTGGACGCTGAGCCAGACTTTAAAGGCATGAGCAAAATTGGCTACGATGCGATGGCGCTAGGCAATCACGAGTTTGATAATCCGCTGGAAGTGCTGTTTAAGCAGCAGGAGTGGGCGACGTTCCCGATGCTGTCTGCCAACATTTACTCTAAAGAAACTGGTGAGCGCATGTTCCAGCCATATGCGATGTTCAATAAGCAAGGCATTAAGATTGCGGTTATCGGCCTGACCACAGAAGATACAGCCAAGTTGGGTAATCCGGAGTATATCGGTCAGGTGGATTTCCGTGATCCGAAAGAGGAAGCGAAAAAGCTGATTGCTGAACTAAAAGAAACGGAAAAACCGGACCTGATTTTTGCTGTCACACACATGGGCCACTATGAAGATGGTAACCGTGGTGCCAATGCTCCCGGTGATGTTGCGTTAGCACGTTACCTGAATGAAGGCGACTTGGACATGATTGTCGGTGGACACTCGCAAGAGCCGATATGTATGGAAGGTCCGAACGTTATCAAGCAAAACTTCAAGCCGGGTGATGAATGTAAACCTGATCAGCAAAACGGCACTTACATCGTGCAGGCTTATGAGTGGGGCAAATATGTTGGACGTGCCGACTATGAGTTTTTTAACGGCGAGCTTTCGATGGTGAGCTATGACCTGATACCTGTGAACCTGAAGAAGAAAGTTGAAGTCAACGGAAAATCTCAGCGTGTACATGTTCAAAGAGAAATCGCGCAGGACGAGGCGATGCTTGAGTTTCTGCGTCCGTATCAAGAAAAAGGTCAGGGAAAGCTGAACGTAAAAATTGCTGAGTCAAACGGAAAGCTGGAGGGTGACCGTAATGTGGTGCGTTTTCAGCAAACCAATCTTGGCCGTTTGATCGCGACGGCACATATGGATCGTGCTAAAGCAGATTTCGCCGTAATGAATTCCGGTGGTGTCCGTGACTCATTTGAAGCCGGTGACATTACTTACAAAGATGTACTGACGGTTCAGCCATTCGGCAATATGGTGTCGTATGTTGATATGACGGGGCAGGAAGTACTGGACTATCTGAACGTCGTTGCAACCAAGCTTGTAGATTCTGGTGCCTATGCACAGTTCGCCGGTATAGCGATGACAGTCGCAGACGGAAAAGTGGCAAATGTTCTTATTGGCGGTAAGGCACTTATGCTAGACGATAATTACCGTTTTACCGTACCGAGCTATAACGCAGCAGGCGGTGACGGTTATCCGAAAGTGACCACGCACTCGGGGTATGTCAACACAGGCTTTACGGATGCAGAGGTGCTGAAAGAGTATCTGGAAACGCACAGCCCAATTGATGTGAACGAGTACGCGCCGTCTGGTGAGATGATATATAAATAA